GCACCTTCCACGGGAAGGAAAAGAAGTCCCTCGCCTACGTTATCGCGATCATGAACATGATCCTGCACGGCATCGAAGCGCCCAACATCATCCACACCAACACGCTCACGGAAAACCTCGCCGACATTCAGGAGAAGGACCGCTACGACGTGGTGCTCGCCAATCCGCCCTTCGGCGGCAAGGAGCGCCAGGAGGTCCAGCAGAACTTCCCCATCCGCACCGGCGAGACCGCCTTCCTCTTCCTCCAGCACTTCATCAAGATCCTCAAGGCCGGCGGGCGCGCCGGCGTGGTCATCAAGAACACCTTCCTCTCCAACACCGATAACGCCTCCGTGAGCCTGCGCAAACTCCTGTTGGAAAGCTGCAACCTCCACACCGTCCTCGACTGTCCCGGGGGGACGTTCCAGGGCGCAGGCGTGAAGACCGTCGTTCTTTTCTTCGAGAAAGGCAGCAAGACCCGCAAGGTTTGGTTCTACCAACTCGACCCCGGCCGCAACCTGGGCAAGACCAACCCGCTGAATGACGACGACCTCGCCGAGTTCGTGAAGTTGCAGAAGACCCTCGCCGACTCTCCCAAGAGCTGGTCTGTTGACACCCATGCCCTGAGCGAAGTCGAAGGGTTTGATCTCTCCGTGAAGAACCCGAACGGCGGCGAGGAAATCGTGCATCGCAGCCCACAGAAAATCATGGACGAAATCGCAGCGCTGGACGCCGAGAGCGCAGAGGTGCTGTCGAAAATCAGGGGGATGCTTGAATGAAAAAAGACCTGGCCATTTTTGAGGGACACGGAATCCGCCGCCTTTACGACGAAAAGACCGAGACGTGGTGGTTCTCGGTCGTGGACATCATTCAGGTGCTGACCCAACAGCCGGACCATCAGGCGTCCAGAAAGTATTGGAAGGTTCTAAAAGGCCGCTTGGCTAAAGAGGGAAGTGAACTGGTAACAAACTGTTACCAATTGAAAATGGCAGCGGATGACGGGAAGCAGCGCCTCACCGACGTGGCCTCTGCCGAGACCCTCCTGCGTCTGGTGCAGAGCGTTCCCAGCCCCAAAGCCGAGCCCATCAAGCTCTGGCTCGCCAAGGTGGGCCATGAGCGAATGCAGGAGATGACTGACCCCGCACGGGCGCTCGACCGTGCCCGCGAGACGTGGCAGAAGCATGGCCGCAGCGAAAAGTGGATCCAGCAACGGATGACCGGGCAGGAAACCCGAAACAAACTCACCGACTACTGGGCCGGCCACGAGATCAAGAAGGGGGAAGAATACGCCATCCTGGCCAACATCATCCACCAAGAGTGGTCGGACGTCACGGTGCAGGATCACAAGGCTATCAAGGGCCTCGAATCCCAGAACCTGCGCGACCACATGAGCGAGGCCGAACTCATTTTTACCGCCCTCGCCGAACTTTCCACCCGTCAGATCGCCGAGACCGCCGACGCCACCGGCATGCCCGAAAACAAGGCCGCCGCAAGGACCGGCGGCAAGATTGCAAAACGCGCCCGCTTGGAACTCGAAGCCAAGACCGGCAAACGAGTTGTGACCGGCGAGAACTACCTGCCGCCGGGAAGCGTCAAACGAATCAAAGGCGCAAACGATGAATGAAACCGTCGCCATCGCAAAGCCTCGCGCTGGACGCGGAGAGAGCGAAGGTGCTGTCGAGAATTAGGGGGATGCTATGAGAAAAGATGGGAAGAATGAGAATAATGTGAGTGATGGAAAACATTCTGCCCATTTCTCCCATCCTTCCCATCACTCCGATGAGCCCGACCGGCTGCTCCCTCCGCGCGGCGACTACCAGACGCTGCTGTCGTTCCAGAAGGCCGAAGTGGTTTACGACCTCACATTCCGCTTTGCCCACAAGTATCTCTCCAGAGGCGACCGCACCATCGACCAGATGATCCAGTCCGCGCGGTCGGGAAAGAAAAACATTCTGGAGGGCAGCAAGGCCGCGCTCACTTCCAAGGAAACCGAGATCAAGCTCACCAACGTCGCCCGCGCCAGCCTGGAGGAATTGCTGGATGACTACAAAGACTACCTCCGCGCCCGCGACCTCAAGATTTGGGACAAGGATTCCAAGGAAGCCCAGTACGTCCGCAGTCTGGGCCGCAAAACGCCGCAGACCTACGAGGACTACCGTGAGTTCGTGGAGTCCCGCCCGCCCGAAGTCATCGCCAACATCGCCCTCTGCCTCATCCACCAGACTAATTACCTGATTGACCAACAGCTCCGCCGTTTGGAGAAAG
The nucleotide sequence above comes from Nitrospirota bacterium. Encoded proteins:
- a CDS encoding N-6 DNA methylase; the encoded protein is MFEQAFKNIDDVLWKEAGCTTELDYTEQTSWLLFLKYLDGLEQDLADEAALERKKYGYILDKPYRWESWAAPKGKDGKLDHNKALTGDDLRDFVNQKLFPYLHGFKQKASGPNTIEYKIGEIFGEIKNKISSGYNMREIIDHIDELRFRSQAEKHELSHLYEAKIKNMGNAGRNGGEYYTPRPLIRAIVQVVKPKLGERIYDGAVGSAGFLCEAYEYLKEAHPKRTTSQDRILQERTFHGKEKKSLAYVIAIMNMILHGIEAPNIIHTNTLTENLADIQEKDRYDVVLANPPFGGKERQEVQQNFPIRTGETAFLFLQHFIKILKAGGRAGVVIKNTFLSNTDNASVSLRKLLLESCNLHTVLDCPGGTFQGAGVKTVVLFFEKGSKTRKVWFYQLDPGRNLGKTNPLNDDDLAEFVKLQKTLADSPKSWSVDTHALSEVEGFDLSVKNPNGGEEIVHRSPQKIMDEIAALDAESAEVLSKIRGMLE
- a CDS encoding four helix bundle protein produces the protein MRKDGKNENNVSDGKHSAHFSHPSHHSDEPDRLLPPRGDYQTLLSFQKAEVVYDLTFRFAHKYLSRGDRTIDQMIQSARSGKKNILEGSKAALTSKETEIKLTNVARASLEELLDDYKDYLRARDLKIWDKDSKEAQYVRSLGRKTPQTYEDYREFVESRPPEVIANIALCLIHQTNYLIDQQLRRLEKDFLEQGGLRERMTRARLRYRNRNSAPYESQDGHRPPPRKPGGRP